In Phenylobacterium hankyongense, the sequence ATCGCCCGGCGGGTCGGATCGGCGAGGGTTCGGAACAGGTCGGCGGCGGCTTCGAGGTCCATCGCTCGATGCATAAGTCATGACTTATGAATGAGTCAAACCGTTGCGCCGGCCCGGCAACCGGCTACCTAAGCCGGATGACCTCGCCCGCATCGTCCCGTCCGATATCGCGCAAACCGGCCTTGGAACGCGCTCTTGAGCTCTGGCTGTTCCGCTCCCGCTGGCTGATGGCGCCCTTCTACGTGGGCCTGGCGGTGGCGCTGGCCTCACTGGTGATCGTGTTCTTCAACGAGGCGGTCCACGAGCTCGCCCAGGTCACCACCATGTCGCCGGAGCAGGCGATCCTGATGGTGCTGTCGCTGATCGACCTGTCGCTGGCCGGGAACCTGCTGCTGATCGTGATCTTCTCCGGCTACGAGAACTTCGTCTCCAAGATCGACACCGGCGACGACGAGGACCGGCCCGCCTGGATGGGCACGGTGGATTTCTCGGGCCTGAAGATGAAGCTGATCGCCTCCATCGTGGCGATCAGCGCCATCGCCCTGCTGCGCGCCTTCATGAAGCTCAACGAGGGCGAGGCGATCCCGGACCGCACGCTGGCCTGGATGGTCGGCATCCACCTCACCTTCGTGGTCTCCGGCGTGCTGCTGGCGGTCATGGACCTGCTGGCGAGCAAGACCGACAAGCACTGAACAATCGCTCCTCCCTTGCGAAGCGGGGAAGGTGGCGCGCCCCGCAGAGGGCGTGACGGAGGGGGCGGGCCGACGCAGCGGGCGAAGCCTGCGCCCCCTCCACCATGCCCTCTGCGGGGCATGGTCCCCCTCCCCCGTTTTACGGGGGAGGAGCAAAATCAGAACGGCAGGATGTTGCGCTTCCGGGTGTAGGCCAGGTAGCCGATGTTGGCGCCCAGCCGCAGGCCGACGCCGGCGCGGATCGGCGCCAGCGTGATGCCGTTCGCCTTCTGGTAGTTCACGCCCAGGCCACCGATGAAGTAGGCGGAGCCTTCGACGCCGGGGAAGCGCTGGTAGATGGCCTCCGGCACTTCCAGCTCATAGCAGAGGGTGAACACCCGGCTGGCGTTGCCGCCGAAGTCCCAGCCCACCGACGGGCCCTGCCAGTAGACCTCGATCGGCTCGCGGCCCTTCATGTAGAGCAGGCCGCGGCCGTAGCGGCCGCCGACCACGAAGGCGCCGGAGCCCTCCTCGCCGGCGATGTAGCCGGTGGGCCGGCCGTTCTGGGCGAAGATCTTCTCCACGGCGCCGCCGGCGGTTTCGGCCGTGACGCCCATGAAGTCGGAGACGTTGTTGACGATCTCGTCGCGCGAATAGGTCTGGGCCTTGGTCTGCGCGGGATAGTCGGGGGTCTGGCTGGGCGGCGGCAGGCCTTCCAGGGAGCGGGGCGGCGGCGTCGTTGGGGGCGTGGTCGGGGCCGGGGCGGCTGGCGGCAGCGGCTTGGCGGTCTGCGCCTGGGCCACGCCGGCGGCGCCGAGCGTCACCAGCCCGCTGACGATGAGGGTTCGACGGTCCATGGGCGTTTCTCTCTCCTTGAAGTCCGAACCAGCTCCCGCCCAGGGCCAGTCATTGCTTGGGGCAGTTTAATGCACGCTTAACTGTGTTGGCCGCGACCGGACGCCGCGCGTCTCGCGCGGGGGACAGAATGTGCTAGAGGCACGCGCCATGACGACCCCGCTCAGCCATATCCGCAACTTCTCCATTGTGGCCCACATCGACCACGGCAAGTCGACCCTGTCCGATCGCCTGATCCAGGAGACCGGCGCGCTGACCCAGCGCGAGATGACCGAGCAGGTGCTCGACAACATGGAGATCGAACGCGAGCGCGGCATCACCATCAAGGCCCAGACCGTGCGCCTGCACTACAAGGCCGACGACGGCGAGGAGTACGTCCTCAACCTGATGGACACCCCCGGGCACGTGGACTTCGCCTACGAGGTCTCCCGCAGCCTGGCGGCCTGCGAGGGCTCGATCCTGGTGGTGGACGCCAGCCAGGGCGTCGAGGCCCAGACCCTGGCCAACGTCTACCAGGCCATCGACAACAACCACGAGATCGTGCCGGTCCTGAACAAGGTCGACCTGCCGGCCGCCGAGCCCGACCGGGTGCGCCAGCAGATCGAGGACGTCATCGGCCTCGACGCCTCCGACGCGGTGCTGGCCTCGGCCAAGACCGGGCTCGGCATCCACGAGGTGCTGGAAGCCGTCGTGAAGCGCCTGCCGCCGCCCAAGGGCGACCGCGACGCGCCGCTGAAGGCGCTGCTGGTCGACGCCTGGTACGACCCCTACCTCGGC encodes:
- a CDS encoding DUF1134 domain-containing protein; this encodes MDRRTLIVSGLVTLGAAGVAQAQTAKPLPPAAPAPTTPPTTPPPRSLEGLPPPSQTPDYPAQTKAQTYSRDEIVNNVSDFMGVTAETAGGAVEKIFAQNGRPTGYIAGEEGSGAFVVGGRYGRGLLYMKGREPIEVYWQGPSVGWDFGGNASRVFTLCYELEVPEAIYQRFPGVEGSAYFIGGLGVNYQKANGITLAPIRAGVGLRLGANIGYLAYTRKRNILPF
- a CDS encoding TIGR00645 family protein, whose translation is MTSPASSRPISRKPALERALELWLFRSRWLMAPFYVGLAVALASLVIVFFNEAVHELAQVTTMSPEQAILMVLSLIDLSLAGNLLLIVIFSGYENFVSKIDTGDDEDRPAWMGTVDFSGLKMKLIASIVAISAIALLRAFMKLNEGEAIPDRTLAWMVGIHLTFVVSGVLLAVMDLLASKTDKH